In Schizosaccharomyces osmophilus chromosome 2, complete sequence, the following proteins share a genomic window:
- a CDS encoding 2-aminoadipate transaminase/kynurenine-oxoglutarate transaminase gives MTTNTILPSFRVAGSRPDVWTMVNQATAECKVPPVSLSQGFFNYNPPKFVLDAAKKCIDDVSCNQYSHTRGRINLRNALSKAYSPLFNRKLNPETEIVVTAGANEGFYSVFAAYLNPGDEVILMEPFFDQYVSNVQMNGGVPVYVPMIPPKEGAERPVSAKEWKLDMNRLRAAITDKTKMIVINTPHNPLGKVFSEEELNEIADIVLEHNLLVVSDEVYDRLFYTPFVRLATLRPELFRHVITVGSGGKTFGCTGWRVGWIIGDESIINHSAAAHTRICFCVNSPLQEATAIAFEEADKVGYWDDYISSYKKRFSILAKAFDQLGIPYTIPDGSYYVMANFANVKMPENYPFPEHILSRPRDFRLCFWMLKEIGVATIPPTEFYTDEDASMAQDYLRFSFCKTYETLEEGAERLQKLNHFI, from the coding sequence ATGACTACAAATACCATACTCCCATCTTTTCGGGTTGCTGGGAGTCGTCCAGACGTTTGGACTATGGTAAACCAGGCAACAGCAGAATGTAAAGTGCCTCCAGTTTCCCTGAGTCAAGGATTTTTTAACTATAATCCACCCAAGTTTGTCTTGGACGCTGCTAAGAAATGTATTGATGATGTATCTTGCAATCAATATTCCCACACTCGTGGCCGTATTAATCTTCGAAATGCCCTGTCAAAAGCTTATTCTCCCTTATTTAATCGTAAGCTAAATCCAGAGACGGAAATTGTTGTCACAGCTGGTGCAAACGAAGGATTTTACAGCGTTTTTGCAGCCTACTTAAATCCAGGTGATGAAGTGATTTTAATGGAACCTTTCTTTGACCAATATGTATCCAATGTTCAAATGAATGGCGGTGTTCCTGTATATGTACCCATGATTCCACCCAAGGAAGGAGCCGAGCGCCCTGTATCAGCCAAGGAATGGAAGCTCGACATGAATAGGTTGCGTGCTGCAATCACAGACAAGACAAAAATGATTGTCATCAATACTCCCCATAATCCTCTTGGAAAAGTcttttctgaagaagagctGAACGAAATTGCAGACATTGTACTGGAACACAATTTGCTCGTTGTCTCAGATGAAGTCTATGATCGTCTTTTTTACACCCCTTTTGTCCGCCTTGCTACCCTTCGTCCAGAACTATTTCGCCATGTTATCACGGTTGGCTCTGGCGGTAAAACATTTGGATGCACTGGCTGGAGAGTTGGCTGGATCATTGGAGATGAGAGCATTATAAATCATTCTGCTGCTGCCCATACGCGGATCTGCTTTTGCGTCAACAGTCCATTACAAGAGGCCACAGCGATTGCCTTTGAGGAAGCTGACAAGGTGGGCTACTGGGATGATTACATTTCGTCGTATAAAAAGAGGTTCTCCATTTTGGCAAAGGCCTTTGATCAACTTGGCATTCCTTATACAATCCCTGATGGTAGCTATTATGTGATGGCCAACTTTGCCAATGTAAAGATGCCTGAAAACTATCCTTTCCCAGAACACATCCTGTCACGTCCTCGAGATTTTCGTTTATGCTTTTGGATGCTGAAAGAAATCGGTGTCGCAACCATCCCCCCTACCGAGTTTTACACAGATGAAGATGCCTCTATGGCCCAAGATTACCTtcggttttctttttgcaaaacTTACGAAACCCTAGAAGAAGGTGCTGAACGTTTACAGAAGCTAAATCATTTCATTTAG
- the ies2 gene encoding Ino80 complex subunit Ies2 translates to MSTRSRRSGREKPSRRTTSDNINADSDALSVSTKEELGDDALAAEEGDSVLNEQELEETLEGNDEEEEGEDDDFEDEDEEVGEDEEEADSNVSPPVSSRNKRDRNASKRKVNYIESDQDEEERENEDDEEDLDEEEQLEDEEGNLTDMKDLDSNAIPSGATDSSRMTKRQRALQGVLGEGEEDDMLELPPETSGRKKLTDEEMALRRVENARRRKNQSEKKLEEEKMETINRLLKRQSNTDKPRRGRTPMLAQEDIGAPKKVIKKSKVSMHQPFQYIRWINNEEGSRAIIPDSLYPFYQK, encoded by the coding sequence ATGTCAACTAGAAGTCGGAGATCCGGGAGAGAGAAGCCTTCCAGGAGAACGACGTCTGATAATATCAATGCAGACTCAGACGCATTAAGCGTCTctacaaaagaggaattgGGAGATGATGCTCTTGCAGCGGAGGAGGGTGACTCTGTATTGAACGAGCAGGAACTGGAGGAAACCTTGGAAGGAAACGacgaagaggaagaaggtGAAGATGACGATTTTGAGgatgaagacgaagaagtCGGGGAAGACGAAGAGGAGGCAGACAGCAATGTTAGTCCACCGGTGAGTtccagaaacaaaagagatAGGAATGCatcaaaacgaaaagtGAACTATATCGAGTCCGATcaagacgaagaagaacgAGAGAATGAGGACGATGAGGAAGATCTCgacgaagaagaacaattagaagacgaagaaggAAATCTCACTGATATGAAGGATTTGGATTCCAATGCGATACCTTCAGGAGCAACAGATTCATCCAGAATGACAAAAAGACAACGAGCTCTTCAAGGCGTATTAGGAGAGGGCGAAGAAGATGACATGTTAGAACTTCCGCCAGAAACGTCTGGCCGCAAGAAGCTCACCGATGAAGAAATGGCTTTGCGAAGGGTGGAAAATgcaagaagaaggaagaaccAGAGCGAGAAAAAGttagaggaagaaaaaatggaGACTATAAATCGTCTATTAAAGAGACAGTCTAATACAGACAAGCCTCGGCGTGGTCGTACACCAATGTTAGCCCAGGAGGATATAGGAGCACCTAAGAAAGTCATTAAAAAATCCAAGGTCTCCATGCACCAACCATTTCAGTATATTCGATGGATCAACAACGAAGAGGGCAGCCGGGCTATAATACCAGATTCCTTGTATCCATTCTATCAAAAATGA
- the rrg9 gene encoding mitochondrial ribosome assembly protein Rrg9, with translation MPSSGLKSLGFIRGLNHQNRSLFHHGLIQKMYYETNSIPDWKKQKLALKKKVQGGWNPKKKLPQESMDEVRQMKQDDPSLTCSVLGNLYGVSPESIRRILKASNRVPTERELKRKQQR, from the coding sequence ATGCCATCATCTGGATTGAAGTCTTTAGGATTCATACGCGGTCTGAACCATCAAAACAGAAGCCTTTTCCATCACGGacttattcaaaaaatgtaCTACGAAACGAATTCGATTCCCgattggaaaaagcaaaagctcgcgttgaaaaaaaaggtacaGGGTGGTTGgaatccaaagaaaaagttacCACAGGAATCCATGGATGAAGTCCGGCAAATGAAGCAAGATGATCCTTCATTAACATGCTCCGTGTTGGGGAATCTATATGGCGTTTCTCCTGAAAGTATTCGTCGAATCCTGAAAGCTTCAAATCGTGTACCGACTGAACGAGAACTGAAGCGCAAACAACAAAGGTGA
- the pqr1 gene encoding ubiquitin-protein ligase E3 with SPX domain Pqr1 yields the protein MKFGHNFQRALENDMPPGWSDAAIQYKALKKCIKRFVYELSSLGLSSETIRRLISSSDDEQQRAITMTYSLAKEGHVVVPKIVVNINFDKLKDDDFAASMVKQLSASSNIANSFHSPTSQTFQINEQNGNHILNNKVAQVHSYTKDSEVHQMELLLNFDHEFFKKLTTELQNVEHLQQQQRKILHNAFDNLTHDISSTASPVSKKHYNSLYCWRTIFKLYLDADIFMSSKEVEGNRERSPELAQRHLNWFDQQVRKARCLPSSTKHHDWILYNQFVELNRNLLKMTFFQSMNKLAVTKILKKFDKRTSLTAQPLFFKVIDSDPLLVADDVAKAICFNLNSKLFSIIPQLQDFECAICSNIAYKPVRLGCSHVFCLHCLIILQRQKVNLCPLCRAEDVLDADSRNIDQALLNFMKTFFPREIKQKLLENEEDLYSGPSSTSVRVVSDKNACVIM from the coding sequence ATGAAATTTGGTCATAACTTCCAACGTGCTTTGGAAAACGACATGCCTCCTGGCTGGAGCGATGCAGCCATTCAATACAAAGCCCTCAAGAAATGCATCAAacggtttgtttacgaacTTTCGTCTTTGGGCTTAAGTTCTGAGACGATTCGTCGTCTCATCTCTTCGTCAGATGATGAACAGCAGCGAGCCATCACCATGACTTATTCTTTAGCTAAAGAGGGTCATGTTGTCGTTCCTAAAATTGTTGTGAATATCAACTTTGACAAGTTGAAGGACGATGATTTCGCAGCTTCAATGGTGAAGCAActttctgcttcttccaatATTGCGAATTCCTTCCATTCTCCAACTTCTCAAACCTTTCAAATTAACGAGCAAAATGGTAACCATATACTTAATAATAAGGTTGCTCAAGTTCATTCATATACGAAGGATTCTGAGGTTCACCAAATGGAACTCTTGTTGAATTTCGACCAtgagttttttaaaaagcttACGACGGAATTGCAAAACGTTGAACATTTACAGCAGCAACAACGTAAAATTTTGCATAACGCTTTTGATAATCTTACTCATGATATTTCCTCGACCGCCTCTCCTGTCTCTAAAAAGCATTACAATTCATTGTATTGTTGGAGGACTATTTTTAAGCTATACTTGGACGCAGACATTTTTATGTCTAGTAAGGAAGTTGAAGGAAATCGTGAGAGGTCTCCAGAATTAGCTCAACGCCATTTGAACTGGTTTGATCAACAAGTTCGGAAGGCTCGGTGTCTTCCTTCCTCAACGAAGCATCATGACTGGATACTTTACAATCAATTTGTAGAGCTGAATCGAAATCTTCTCAAAATGACTTTTTTCCAGAGCATGAACAAGCTTGCTGTTACGAAAATTCTGAAAAAGTTTGATAAACGTACTTCACTTACTGCTCAGccattgtttttcaaagttaTTGATTCGGATCCGCTGCTTGTTGCCGATGATGTCGCAAAAGCCATTTGCTTTAATTTAAATTCTaagttgttttcaattatcCCACAATTACAAGATTTTGAATGTGCGATTTGTTCAAATATAGCCTACAAACCTGTGCGTCTTGGTTGCTCGCACGTTTTTTGCTTGCATTGCTTAATTATTTTGCAAAGACAGAAGGTGAATTTATGTCCTTTGTGTCGTGCTGAAGATGTTTTAGATGCTGATTCCCGCAACATTGACCAAGCATTATTAAATTTTATGAAGACGTTTTTTCCCCGGGAAATTAAACAGAAGTTGCTTGAGAACGAAGAAGATTTATATTCTGGCCCTTCTTCCACTTCCGTACGTGTGGTTTCTGACAAAAATGCATGTGTAATAATGTGA
- the epr1 gene encoding Atg8-interacting ER-phagy receptor Epr1 has product MATSLEDKDCYEILQVDRGSTLQEIKTSYRKLALQYHPDRNPNKEGYDEIFSTISSAYNILSNEDKRRWHEKDYTRDQYSVFTEEIHEMQTMLTTVKFDVWVNFINRIRSDEQTAGTNAQWPSLGDYTWLWTHTKPLYQRWLRFSTAKSFEWEVIYNDEEETDPSTKRLMKKENQKCIKYCILQYDAAVRELIATMCELDPRRQNVKKVSDPERYETLQAASRQQSERDRRKYQASLQEQSIASWTVVDQELNWSEDEDEVEDRNESIDLTEAVDNTNCSMCNKQFRSLQQLKNHENSKRHKQISRKARKKLEKDAKLASKSSEVSLEAAPTSPHKVGPSYKISSKSAEDLEKSFTFIEMSDDDFFTAPETSDEEAF; this is encoded by the exons ATGGCTACATCTCTTGAGGATAAGGATTGTTATGAGATCCTTCAAGTGGATCGCGGTTCTACTTTACAGGAAATCAAAACAAGTTACAg AAAGCTAGCTTTGCAGTATCACCCTGATAGAAATCCCAATAAAGAAGGATACGATGAGATATTTTCGACTATCAGTAGCGCCTACAACATATTGTCAAACGAGGATAAACGAAGATGGCATGAAAAGGATTACACTAGGGACCAATACTCGGTGTTTACCGAAGAAATTCATGAGATGCAAACCATGCTAACAACAGTCAAATTTGATGTATGGGTAAACTTCATAAACAGAATAAGATCAGATGAACAAACAGCAGGTACAAATGCTCAATGGCCAAGCTTGGGAGATTATACCTGGTTATGGACACACACAAAGCCACTGTACCAGCGATGGCTGCGATTTTCTACAgcaaaatcttttgaatgGGAAGTTATTTACAATGATGAAGAGGAAACAGATCCTAGCACGAAACGActaatgaaaaaggaaaaccaaaaatgtATTAAATATTGTATCCTACAGTATGATGCAGCAGTTCGTGAACTCATTGCAACAATGTGTGAACTAGATCCTCGTCGTCAGaatgtaaaaaaagtttcagaTCCTGAACGTTATGAAACTTTGCAAGCTGCATCCCGTCAACAAAGCGAGCGCGATCGTCGCAAATACCAAGCTTCTTTGCAAGAACAATCCATTGCTTCATGGACAGTTGTGGACCAAGAATTGAACTGGAGCgaggatgaagatgaagttGAGGATAGAAATGAGTCTATTGACCTCACAGAAGCAGTAGACAATACTAATTGCTCCATGTGTAACAAACAATTTCGCTCACTACAGCAGCTGAAGAATCACGAGAACAGTAAAAGGCACAAACAAATCAgtcgaaaagcaagaaaaaaactagaaaaaGATGCCAAACTTGCCTCTAAGTCGTCAGAGGTTTCTCTTGAAGCAGCACCGACGTCTCCTCACAAGGTGGGACCTTCATATAAAATATCCTCTAAAAGCGCAGAAgatcttgaaaaaagtttcaCGTTTATTGAGATGTCTGACGATGACTTCTTCACAGCCCCCGAAACTAGCGATGAAGAGGCATTCTAA
- the rsa3 gene encoding ribosome assembly protein Rsa3: MSAEEGELANSVVNGIESNTSSGFQLGSQRELEKPSLGEYMEQLTTEFAEELDTLRQKEIFDQRKLQMLIEGLRAGHKIYE, encoded by the coding sequence ATGTCAGCAGAAGAAGGTGAACTTGCGAATTCAGTAGTCAACGGGATTGAGTCAAATACAAGTTCTGGATTCCAATTAGGGAGTCAAAGAGAATTAGAAAAGCCTTCTTTAGGTGAGTACATGGAGCAATTGACAACAGAGTTTGCGGAAGAGTTGGATACTCTgagacaaaaagaaattttcgATCAAAGAAAACTGCAAATGTTGATCGAAGGTTTGCGAGCTGGTCATAaaatttatgaataa
- the trm10 gene encoding tRNA m(1)G methyltransferase Trm10, with amino-acid sequence MSVLERLTNAAKALDESSTKSDKEPVLEQREEEPPKMSKSAMKKLRRQQEWEAGRGKRADIRREKKKQKKEERKRKISAGEKVPSQKKKIREGKVIPSDMRIVLDCGFDELMNEKEIASLCQQFTRCHSANRTALHPAEFYATNFGGRLEARQEYVLRGQQKNWSRYHPTPKSYMEEFADEKEKMVYLSADSDETLHELKEDEIYIIGALVDKNRYKNICDDKAKTQGIRTAKLPIGEYIRMSDRKVLTVNHVFEILSLWLEHRDWEKAFMEIIPKRKGLSALDEDSSREQSIEEESTSEKTEEAEDEANTADGIEMPAEKRIKTTE; translated from the coding sequence atgtcGGTTTTAGAGCGACTTACTAACGCTGCAAAGGCGCTAGATGAGTCTTCAACAAAGTCTGACAAAGAGCCAGTTTTAGAgcaaagagaagaagaacccCCGAAAATGAGTAAATCCGCAATGAAAAAGCTTCGTCGTCAACAGGAATGGGAGGCAGGCCGTGGAAAGCGAGCTGACATACGCCgggagaaaaagaagcagaaaaaggaagagagaAAGCGCAAAATCAGTGCTGGCGAAAAGGTTCCTagtcaaaagaaaaagattagGGAAGGAAAAGTGATACCTTCTGACATGCGTATCGTTTTGGATTGTGGGTTTGACGAGTtgatgaatgaaaaagaaattgcttCCTTGTGTCAACAGTTCACCAGATGTCACTCTGCAAATAGAACTGCTTTGCATCCGGCGGAATTCTATGCTACAAACTTTGGTGGCCGTCTGGAAGCCAGACAGGAATATGTCCTACGGGGCCAACAAAAGAACTGGAGCCGTTACCATCCCACACCAAAAAGCTATATGGAAGAATTCGCTGatgagaaggaaaaaatggTGTATCTCTCAGCAGATTCGGATGAGACTTTGCAcgaattgaaagaagacGAAATTTACATTATTGGAGCCCTCGTCGATAAAAATAGATACAAGAATATCTGTGATGACAAAGCAAAAACCCAAGGAATTCGAACTGCAAAACTTCCAATTGGTGAATATATTCGCATGTCCGATAGAAAGGTCTTGACTGTAAATCACGTTTTCGAGATTTTGTCCTTATGGTTAGAACATCGTGATTGGGAAAAGGCTTTCATGGAAATCATtcctaaaagaaaaggactTTCTGCTTTAGATGAAGACAGTAGCAGAGAACAAAGTATTGAGGAGGAAAGTACTTCCGAAAAGActgaagaagctgaagaCGAAGCAAACACAGCGGATGGAATTGAGATGCCAGCCGAGAAGAGGATAAAGACCACGGAATAA
- the spp1 gene encoding DNA primase catalytic subunit Spp1, protein MTVAVEDLEDKDLDELIANGSLDAVKQESVDPETMIQYYRHLFPWRLLFQWLNHGPVPQKDFTNREFAFTLPNDAYLRYLSFQSWEELKKEAIGMCPSRFEIGPVYSMNPRDRKTLRKASFHPLQKELVFDIDMTDYDDVRTCCSKTNICEKCWSFITVAVQIIDVALREDFGFNHILWVYSGRRGIHAWICDETARSMDDRSRKMIAGYLQVVAGNPQGGVRILNNLKRPLHPHLSRSLDILKAVFAKVVLEDQDPWVSQEGLESLLKLLPSEPLASALRKKWEVDPGRASIKKWSDIDAAIASGNFDLSPNVIAHAKQDIVLTYLYPRLDVEVSKHLNHLLKSPFCVHPGTGRVCVPIDIDGMNSFNPLHVPTVHTLLNQLDQQSATQSNIVQDPPSAPSSVEDSNAASSTASVSTDLDPYTAYFRSFSNNLFKSTTHNKRKADPLDF, encoded by the exons ATGACCGTTGCTGTAGAGGATCTTGAAGACAAGGATCTGGATGAATTAATTGCAAATGGATCTTTGGATGCGGT aaAGCAAGAAAGCGTTGACCCTGAGACCATGATTCAGTATTATCGCCATTTGTTTCCTTGGCGGTTACTGTTTCAATGGCTGAATCATGGTCCTGTTCCTCAAAAGGATTTTACAAATCGAGAATTTGCATTTACTTTACCAAATGATGCATACCTGCGATACCTGTCATTTCAATCCTGggaagaattaaaaaaagaagccatTGGCATGTGCCCAAGCAGATTTGAAATTGGACCGGTGTATAGTATGAATCCAAGGGATAGAAAAACTTTGAGGAAGGCCTCATTTCACCCGttgcaaaaggaattggTTTTCGATATTGATATGACTGACTACGACGATGTTCGTACATGTTGctccaaaacaaacatttgTGAAAAGTGCTGGTCTTTCATTACAGTTGCTGTCCAAATTATAGATGTTGCTTTGCGTGAAGATTTTGGGTTTAATCATATTCTCTGGGTTTATTCTGGTCGACGTGGTATTCACGCTTGGATTTGTGACGAGACGGCTCGTTCCATGGATGATCGTTCCCGAAAAATGATCGCTGGATATCTACAAGTTGTTGCAGGAAATCCGCAAGGTGGTGTACGGATCCTCAATAACTTAAAACGCCCCCTGCATCCTCATCTGTCTCGTTCTCTTGACATTCTCAAGGCTGTTTTTGCTAAGGTCGTGTTGGAAGACCAAGATCCATGGGTTTCTCAAGAAGGTTTAGAAAGTCTTTTGAAACTGTTGCCTAGTGAACCATTAGCTTCTGCACTCCGAAAAAAATGGGAGGTGGATCCCGGACGCGCTAGCATAAAGAAATGGTCAGACATTGATGCAGCAATTGCATCCGGAAATTTTGACCTTTCTCCTAATGTTATTGCACATGCAAAACAAGACATCGTCCTGACATATCTATACCCAAGATTAGATGTCGAAGTCTCCAAGCACTTAAACCACCTCCTAAAGTCTCCCTTTTGCGTTCACCCAGGAACTGGACGGGTTTGTGTCCCTATTGATATTGATGGTATGAACAGCTTTAACCCTCTCCATGTTCCCACTGTACATACTTTGTTAAACCAGCTTGATCAACAATCCGCTACTCAATCGAATATTGTACAGGATCCTCCCTCTGCTCCATCCTCTGTTGAAGATTCAAACGCCGCCTCCTCTACGGCCTCTGTTTCCACAGATCTTGATCCTTATACAGCGTATTTCAGATCTTTCAGTAATAATCTCTTCAAATCCACTACACATAACAAACGAAAGGCTGACCCTCTAGATTTTTAA
- the drc1 gene encoding DNA replication preinitiation complex assembly protein, which produces MSNEPLNHQLQKLKIRLKNWEHEFSHNQNRKPSKQDVKSNPSISLLYKEYYKLKQKVASGTDETTSLRKKDETLEQPEFRTPTKVRKIEKRLFEQETPTSKQLEVTPKSADKSLLGPTPQLSRRVINIFEDISPNPSPSGKTPQTAETSVMSIAETSMQSMTPTTPSKRIRPSVDLSSPSSAIFDTPTTYRTEVPSSPNFLRVSSRCRKSLSEMIQELKDIEDDYGNDEERILAEVEENESSSSSDPEENPAQDSTRPFKRRVKRQNRLVKLPPSVSAEKSHLDRMPEIDEEEEATANAPDQEEEEEGNVASSTERPSSKNAKSEESKRRLKNGLLLGKQVSQNYSSYKLNRGKGKNFRSRR; this is translated from the exons ATGTCTAATGAGCCATTGAACCATCAGCTTCAAAAACTCAAGATCCGGTTGAAAAATTGGGAACACGAGTTTTCGCATAATCAAAATCGGAAACCGTCGAAACAAGATGTGAAATCAAATCCTTCTATAT CCCTACTCTACAAGGAATACTATAAATTAAAGCAAAAGGTTGCTAGCGGTACTGACGAAACAACCAGtctaagaaaaaaagatgaaactCTGGAGCAACCAGAATTTCGAACGCCAACAAAAGTCCGAAAAATCGAGAAACGTTTATTTGAGCAGGAAACGCCAACGTCAAAACAACTTGAGGTGACACCCAAGAGCGCTGACAAAAGCTTGCTGGGACCCACTCCACAGCTTTCACGAAGGGTGATTAATATATTTGAAGATATTTCACCAAACCCATCCCCGAGTGGGAAAACCCCCCAGACAGCAGAGACTTCTGTAATGAGCATCGCTGAAACTTCTATGCAGTCCATGACACCGACGACACCATCCAAGCGGATACGTCCATCTGTAGATTTATCATCACCTTCTTCTGCCATTTTTGATACACCTACTACGTATCGCACAGAAGTGCCGTCTTCTCCAAACTTTTTGCGAGTCTCTTCACGGTGTCGGAAAAGCTTGAGCGAAATGATACAAGAACTAAAAGACATTGAAGACGATTACGGAAACGATGAAGAGAGAATTCTAGCAGAGgtggaagaaaatgagaGTTCGTCCTCCTCAGACCCGGAGGAAAACCCTGCACAAGATTCCACGAGACCATTTAAGCGACGTGTTAAGAGACAAAATCGACTAGTGAAAC TACCTCCTTCAGTCAGTGCAGAAAAGAGCCATCTGGATCGTATGCCGGAGATTGacgaggaagaagaagccaCAGCGAATGCCCCAgatcaagaagaagaagaagaaggaaatgttGCCAGTTCGACTGAAAGACCCTCTTCGAAAAATGCAAAGTCGGAAGAATCCAAACGAcgtttaaaaaatggaCTTTTACTTGGAAAGCAAGTGAGCCAAAACTATTCGTCTTACAAACTCAATcgaggaaaaggaaagaatttcCGTTCTCGAAGGTAA